ACATTCCGCTGCTCTTCGTGGCGTCGTCTCCCCGTCGAGGCAGCCGAGATGCCAGGGAGGGGCGTGCAGGACCTCCTGTCGTCGAGGTTGACCGAGGAGAGAGTGTAGTCTTGAATTTCCTCCAAGTGCAGGATGATGCAGTGCTTGACGCTGCGCTGCCAGTGCCCGGGCGGCGTCTTGAACACCGTCACTGACTCGAGCCTGACGTCCCTTGCACGGCCAGTGAACGTGAGCCACACAGACTTGGGGATGGAGCTCAGGTTTGCGGTCCACGCCCACAAATTGATGGTCTTCGTCTCCTCCGGGTGGTCGAGGTTGGTGTTGATGGCCTCGAGCGCACAGGAGTTGCCGACACTAGCTACTTCGTTGCACAATTAATATGACTGGTTGCACAATTAATTTTGGATGATTCAGGTTTGGGATCCTCAGGTGGATTAATGTTGGAAGATATTTTTTCTTTATACCCAGTTGAGTTTTACTAGATAATGTAATAATGTGAAAAATTAAATATAAGCATAAACGTTGTTTTCACTTGATGCTGTTACTGGTCGTAAACGAAGGATGCTGAGGATTCCTTTAATGCTTGAAATAAGAGATTGTTCTTACTTGGGTGTTGCCGCGTTGGGTGAACTCCTTGAGTTTTGATGTCTTCAAAGTGCTGGAATTTTTATGCCTAGAGGCATACAGCTAGCATACCCAAATACCAGTAGCATGTACTCCGTGTGTGGCTGAATACGCAATTGTCCCTATCGGGAATGTgttcttttacggtacacaatactacgctatactagtgttcgaaaaTGACTAGTACACAAACatccgacggtcaagattaattatATACTACTGAAACATTCACTTGTGGTATGgatagtatacatgagtagtataggtagtataagggtctcatggtaaaagaacacaaatgatatcactaaaattttatttttaacactagcataaagtttaaaaggtcattttcacatgtaaGAATTACTAAATCATTCGTAATCATGAAcatttagatcttatatatactgtatactatatactacaaagtagtagtattgtgtatcgtAAAAAAGCTCATCGGAAATACAGGTCATGTCAGGGTCAACAATCAACAACACTATAGTTGGAAAAAAGATGTCATCTCCATCTCTAATGCTCTACTAGTATATGTAAAGTCAAGGACACTTTAATTTTGTGGACTGCATGAGGTTGATATGTTGAAACACGAAACCAAACTTCACCAAATCTGCTGACAGATTGCAACAAAGCCGTCTAGCTAGCTCGCATCGCATGGCAGTGGCCTCAATCTGGCGGAGAGCATGgatgaggcggaggcggcggtagGGGCAGCTCGTTGCTTCTCTAGAAGTGCTTGGGCTCCAGTCATTACTCCAAGGAAGGTAGAGAAGATGTTGGGAAAGCTATTCGAAGGATGAACTAGTGCACCATAGAAGAAAAATTGGCATACATAGAGAAGAGCAGTTAATAGTTCCGCTTTCATATCAGTTTTAAAATCAATGCTGTTCCTTGGacaaagagaagaaaaattGGCATACATAGAGAAGAGCATGAACGGTTTTTAGTGGATTACtttttgctttttctttttatatgaTTTGCATACTTGCTCGTATAAAGACAAAGTCAACGACGACCTGGATGGAGGGTTTGCTCCCATTGCATATATAGCAGGTTGACGACGACTTGGATCGGTCGGCACACGGCAGATCGTCAGGTAGCTCTAGCTTAGCATGGAGGATATTCATGGCGGCGAGCTGTGGAACAACCGCAAGACTGGCGAGTCCATGGCCACAAGCAGCAGCTCAGGTAACACCCTCTCCACTAACCAGCTTACATCCGGCAGCGGTAGCTGGCCCCTGCCCTTCATCATCTTCGATCAAGTCGTCGTCGAACCGCCGGGTTCCTGGCCAGAAGACGACGAAACAAGGCAGAGAAGGCAGCATATCAAGGGCCTGCTGGAGCAATTCTGTGGTGGCATCGGCGGGGATTCAAGTGCCGCCCTGAAGAGGTGGTTCTCCGACCTGGGCATCGCCTGGGTTCTACGCGTCGCCGCTGATGCAAAGCTTCTGTTGCTGCAAGATCAACGTAATTTTCCAGGGAGATGGATCCAGGCTCTCGCTGATATCACCGAATCCATCCTTGACACGTATTATTTATGCTTTTCTCATTCCCATCTGGAGAGTTTGCCGGGGGAATCGGAAGCCTCTGTTCCCGATCCAGTCCACTTCTTACGGTTCATCCAGGCAACCATGTTGAAGATGCTCTCTTTTGTTGACGCCATAGTTGCCCCGAATCCTAACACCAGCTGCATAGAAGAAATTCTTGACAGCAATGGGGCGCCGGCACCACTGGAGAGGCTCAAGACATTGTTCGATGTGCGCGGTGCAGTGTTCATGGCCTCATTTCTGATCCAACCATTGCTCTTACGCTTGTCGTCCTCTGCACAAACTGAAAGTTGCAGGGCACTTGAGGACATGGAAGCCCTCCGGTCAGACAAGGATGACATACTGGCCGAGGCAATATGGAACACCATGCAGGAGGTTACAGCTGCTATCCTAACGGACGACGGAAACCACGATTCGTGGGAGGATACTCCGCAAGAACCAGCTAGCATCCACAAGGTCACTCGGTCCATTGAAAGGTACATCAGGTTGCTGGAGATGAATTACAGATCAGTTGACCAAATTGTGCGCAAAGCAGCTGACTGCGGAACTTATGCAGTACCAGCTGAGACTTACAACAAGACTAATAATCCTTTCACCAGCATGATGGCAGACATGGTATCTTGTCTAGAAGAGAAGCTTACCAAGATGTCGCAATCATTCCCGAATAAGAGCCTTGGACTCctgttcttgatcaacaacTTACATTCTCTGTGGCAGCAGCTCCATCCAATATATGATACGAAATTCAATATGCCAGTCCTCACTCGCAAAATCGAGGACTACATAGACAAATATCTGCAAGAGGCTTGGGAGCCAGTGTTGGCGCGCTTGCACACTAGTCCTTCACCTCTTCAGTTTGCGAGAAGATACTTCCCAGTATCTAAGTTTGAGTCTGAGTTTCGGAAAATCTACAATGATCAGAAGTTCTGGAAGGTCCCGGACCCTGAGCTAAGGAAAAAGCTGCGGAAAGCTATCACCGACAAAGTTACTTCGGGCTTTACAAACTTCTTGGAAGAGGATACTGTTAGCACCCGAGGAAGCACTATCACTCCTCAGGagatggaggacatgttgcaaGAGCTATTTGAAGGATGATGGACAACAGTGCATCACCAAGGAAGTCAAGGTAGCTAGGTTCCATCTGTCTTAGTTTCCGACTGAAATGTTGCTCCTTCAAATGACTGTAAATTCCTTCTGTACAGCAAACAGCTGACTGTACGTTCTGCCCTGCAATCTTGTACCATTCGTTTGAAGCCAACTGTATTTTCATTCAACTAAAAAACGTTGTTGTTTAAGTGTTTTCATTTCGAAGCCGCGTTGGATCAGTTGCAGTCTGTGTGACACGACAGATGAACGCACAGCTTGTGCTGCTCAATAAACATTGTGCCAAACTATACAAGTTATTCGCAAGTACTGCATCTTTTAGCTCTCCAATTTCTCTTTCTGTTTGCCCGTACAACCGCATGCCAATACAAGCTTTCTACCTGATTTCCTGCCTCAAACCATGCATAAAACAGATCGGCCTGGCCGGCTGGCCGTCGAAGAAGAGGCTCGATCAATGTCTCCTCCCCATCTACCGTCAAACTTGTGCGGTGATCTCGAGTGGGTCTTCTCCAATAGCTTCCTGACTCAATCATGTTCCACGAGGAATCAATTACTCTGACGTAACTTCCCTCTGACGTGCAGAAGTTACCGTAGGGAATACTCACATCCGCTCAACGAACCCACAAAATAGTCCCAAAAGAAGCCGGTTCCTCTGCAGAGGGACTCAGTCACTGACGTGTGGCCCCAATCACCTATAGGCCTGCATGTTAGTGGGACTATTCCTTCTGCAATAACTAGAGAGGATCTCCTTCCCAAAAGAATCCATATGTGCGCTGGGCTTAGTGATAGGTGCAGCCACAGCAGTTTCAGCCACAGCAGCAGTCCTAAAAGAATCTATGTTGCATTGTTTTCCTGTCGGGTAGCTGTGCAACCATTGAAGAATGCCCGATATGGCTAAGTATTATGTGCTGGCTGACCACTTCCAAATAAAATGGTTGTGTTCTATATTCAGGAGAGAAGATAGCATCAAAATGGAGGTGGTGCCCAACTCAAGTAACATACAATTTTTTCTTCAGAGTGAAAATTAGTCAAGTTATTAACAAAGTTTTGGTTTACCCTGGTGCCTGTGCACCATGGTGACATAACGTGGCGTCATCCCTGTCTATATTGTTCCACATTGGCAGTGACTCAAAAAGTAGAGGACTTAAAGTTAGAGAATCTCATTCCCATAGGCTATTGCCATGTATACCCACTGCAATCAGGCAATGGtacttccatactaagtccaGAAGGCATCACAACACGTCTTAGAAAAATATTAGTGAATGCGTGTTGCGTTGGAGAAACGTCTGTATTGAATCATGACATGTTGCTTCTTGCCACAAGATGTTCCCTCCCTTCTTCAGTTCTTCCCCGAGCCCGTCAATTGTTCAGGGGACCTCGCCCGGACATTACTTTCTACCCGTCACCAGTTGCTAGGTAGCTAGCTCAGCATGGAGGCAGTCAGGGATGGCAGCCGCGGATAGTAGAGCTACAGTGAGCAGACCGGAATATCCTATTCCTACACCATTAGCAGCTCATCATCAGGTACCCTCTCGACTGCCTACACCTCCACTGGCTCTTGCCTGTCCTCCATCTCTATGGAGGTGGCCATGCACTTCAGCTTTGGTAAACTCAGGAGATGGCAGTGATATACATGAATGGTGGCGAGGTATCTTGAAGGGCCTGAAAGGAAAGAAGAGAAGATCAGTGGCACCTATCCTCATGTACACCATATGGCATATCTTGAAGGAAAGAAATAGAAGGATCTTTGAAAACTCAATGTTGAGGCCGGATCAAGT
Above is a genomic segment from Setaria viridis chromosome 4, Setaria_viridis_v4.0, whole genome shotgun sequence containing:
- the LOC117851951 gene encoding exocyst complex component EXO70E2, which encodes MEDIHGGELWNNRKTGESMATSSSSGNTLSTNQLTSGSGSWPLPFIIFDQVVVEPPGSWPEDDETRQRRQHIKGLLEQFCGGIGGDSSAALKRWFSDLGIAWVLRVAADAKLLLLQDQRNFPGRWIQALADITESILDTYYLCFSHSHLESLPGESEASVPDPVHFLRFIQATMLKMLSFVDAIVAPNPNTSCIEEILDSNGAPAPLERLKTLFDVRGAVFMASFLIQPLLLRLSSSAQTESCRALEDMEALRSDKDDILAEAIWNTMQEVTAAILTDDGNHDSWEDTPQEPASIHKVTRSIERYIRLLEMNYRSVDQIVRKAADCGTYAVPAETYNKTNNPFTSMMADMVSCLEEKLTKMSQSFPNKSLGLLFLINNLHSLWQQLHPIYDTKFNMPVLTRKIEDYIDKYLQEAWEPVLARLHTSPSPLQFARRYFPVSKFESEFRKIYNDQKFWKVPDPELRKKLRKAITDKVTSGFTNFLEEDTVSTRGSTITPQEMEDMLQELFEG